Proteins from one Defluviitalea raffinosedens genomic window:
- the cas1b gene encoding type I-B CRISPR-associated endonuclease Cas1b, translating into MKRNVYIFHDGDFQRSDNTVYFDTGKGGKYLPIENLNEIFIFSEVKITKKLLELFAQKEITVHFFNYFGYYVGSFYPREHLNSGYMILKQAEYYLDEKKRNHLAYLFVKGAAKNIRKVLLYYKSRGKEVADILNHIETLMEKLSPDQSIEQLMALEGNIRESYYSAFDSILENKDFLFEKRSKRPPKNRLNALISFGNSIMYTIVLSEIYKTHLDPRIGYLHSTNFRRFSLNLDVAEIFKPIIVDRVILSLIGKGILTKKDFEKDMGGILLKDEGKQKFIITLEDKLKATINYRDLNRPVSYRRLIRMELYKLEKHLIGENEYEAFEAQW; encoded by the coding sequence GTGAAACGAAATGTGTATATTTTTCACGATGGAGATTTTCAAAGAAGCGATAATACAGTATATTTTGATACGGGTAAAGGGGGAAAATACCTTCCAATTGAAAATTTAAACGAGATTTTCATCTTTTCAGAAGTCAAAATTACAAAGAAATTATTAGAATTATTCGCCCAGAAAGAAATCACTGTACATTTCTTTAACTACTTTGGATACTATGTAGGTTCATTTTATCCAAGAGAGCATTTAAATTCTGGATATATGATTTTAAAACAGGCAGAGTATTACTTAGATGAAAAAAAGAGAAATCACTTAGCATATTTATTTGTCAAGGGAGCGGCTAAAAACATTCGTAAAGTGCTTTTGTACTATAAAAGCAGGGGAAAAGAAGTTGCTGATATACTGAATCATATAGAAACATTAATGGAGAAGTTAAGTCCTGATCAAAGCATAGAGCAATTGATGGCATTGGAAGGGAATATCAGAGAATCTTATTATTCAGCTTTTGATAGCATATTAGAAAATAAGGATTTTTTATTTGAAAAAAGAAGCAAGCGACCGCCTAAAAATCGTTTGAATGCACTGATTAGTTTTGGAAACTCCATCATGTATACCATAGTATTGAGTGAAATATACAAAACACATTTGGATCCACGAATAGGGTATCTACATTCCACAAACTTTAGAAGGTTTTCATTAAATCTGGACGTAGCAGAAATTTTTAAACCGATCATAGTTGATAGAGTGATTTTGTCTTTGATTGGAAAAGGGATTCTGACAAAAAAAGATTTTGAAAAAGATATGGGTGGAATTCTATTAAAAGATGAAGGAAAGCAAAAATTTATTATCACTCTGGAAGATAAGTTAAAAGCTACCATTAATTATAGAGATCTTAACAGACCGGTATCTTATCGCAGACTTATCAGAATGGAACTGTATAAACTTGAAAAACATCTTATCGGAGAAAATGAATATGAAGCTTTTGAAGCACAATGGTAG
- the cas4 gene encoding CRISPR-associated protein Cas4, with protein sequence MQEQIYVNGTLIWYYYICKREVWLMGHNIIPDQENENIELGRFIHENTYKRSKKEIVFGSVKFDILEEKDGQLVIGEIKKSSKYKKSAVMQLAYYLMELEKANINAVGEIRYPKEKKKELIELTPKLKKELFDVSEEIRRIIESEYPPKVQKCPYCKNCGYQQFCWA encoded by the coding sequence ATGCAGGAGCAAATTTATGTTAATGGAACACTAATATGGTATTACTATATTTGCAAAAGAGAAGTATGGCTTATGGGACATAATATTATTCCTGATCAGGAAAATGAAAACATAGAGCTTGGACGTTTTATTCACGAAAACACTTACAAAAGGAGCAAAAAAGAAATAGTATTTGGCTCTGTTAAATTTGATATTTTGGAAGAAAAAGATGGACAACTTGTAATCGGAGAAATCAAAAAAAGTTCTAAATACAAAAAGAGTGCAGTCATGCAGCTTGCTTATTATCTCATGGAATTAGAAAAAGCAAACATTAACGCAGTTGGAGAAATCAGATATCCAAAAGAAAAGAAAAAAGAATTAATAGAACTGACGCCAAAGCTAAAAAAAGAATTATTTGATGTCAGCGAAGAAATAAGAAGGATCATTGAGTCAGAGTATCCACCAAAAGTACAAAAGTGTCCATATTGCAAAAACTGTGGATATCAGCAATTTTGTTGGGCGTAG
- a CDS encoding TIGR02710 family CRISPR-associated CARF protein has product MMGIESLKEKTDFWMSMGRATEEQRIKAEEYYEKELMPLIIESFIGREENNIVSPEYMILSVGTSYEPLVLSLKLVKPKKVLFLYTEDTEEKIDKILQFVPLKSSEYRKEKVEKSNTLLIYQKIKQAYYDWGKPQNVFIDFTGGTKAMSAATAMAGAILGAQLIYIGNKEYLGLFRKPYPGTEFLEKIPNPYSVFGDIEEDRANDLLHQHDYAGARKIFEALINKVPDPNKKEYFHTLYFLALAYEHWDALEFDKASESMNKLVNEIEKYSQLNSNWILADKIALLRKQRDILNIMAKNATQIQKNTPMELLVKLEEILSLMFTIYHNAKRRSEQAKYDMASLLLYRLLEMIMQRRLALYGIDTSKPQFSKVFLNQEKLNDFTNKVINYRRKLFGKNVNKFLPTYVTLMEGYIELAVLKDALIDEKDVLQFLKEVFEKVKIRNYNIFAHGFCSLRKEDYIEFEKFVIGVFERFCEIESVNIKEYKECIKFIHPEESKYYQ; this is encoded by the coding sequence ATGATGGGTATTGAATCTTTAAAAGAAAAAACAGACTTTTGGATGAGTATGGGCAGAGCCACAGAAGAACAAAGGATAAAAGCAGAAGAATATTATGAAAAAGAATTAATGCCTTTAATTATTGAGTCATTTATAGGTAGAGAAGAAAATAATATTGTTTCTCCTGAATATATGATTTTATCCGTTGGAACTTCTTATGAACCATTGGTACTTTCACTTAAATTAGTAAAGCCTAAAAAAGTATTATTTCTATATACCGAAGATACAGAAGAAAAAATCGATAAAATCCTTCAGTTTGTACCGCTAAAATCCAGTGAGTATAGAAAAGAGAAGGTTGAAAAGTCCAATACTTTATTAATCTATCAAAAAATTAAGCAAGCTTATTATGATTGGGGAAAACCTCAAAATGTTTTTATTGATTTTACGGGAGGAACGAAGGCCATGTCAGCAGCCACTGCCATGGCTGGTGCAATATTGGGGGCACAATTAATATATATAGGAAATAAAGAGTATCTTGGACTTTTTAGAAAGCCCTATCCCGGAACTGAATTTTTAGAGAAAATACCTAATCCTTATTCGGTATTTGGTGATATTGAAGAAGACCGAGCTAACGACTTATTGCATCAGCATGATTATGCAGGTGCAAGAAAAATATTTGAAGCCTTAATTAATAAAGTTCCTGATCCTAACAAGAAAGAATATTTCCATACTTTATATTTTCTGGCTTTAGCATATGAACATTGGGATGCTTTAGAGTTTGACAAAGCTTCAGAAAGCATGAACAAACTTGTTAATGAAATAGAAAAATACTCACAACTTAATTCCAATTGGATCTTAGCAGACAAAATCGCTCTATTAAGGAAGCAAAGAGATATATTAAATATTATGGCCAAAAATGCAACACAAATACAGAAAAATACTCCTATGGAACTTTTAGTGAAGCTGGAAGAGATCCTTTCGTTGATGTTTACTATATATCATAATGCAAAGCGCAGAAGTGAACAAGCGAAATACGATATGGCATCATTATTATTGTATCGTCTTTTGGAAATGATTATGCAAAGAAGATTAGCGCTGTATGGGATAGATACATCCAAACCTCAATTTAGCAAAGTTTTCTTAAACCAAGAAAAACTTAATGATTTTACTAATAAAGTTATTAATTATAGAAGAAAGTTATTCGGAAAAAATGTTAACAAATTTCTTCCTACTTATGTAACTTTGATGGAAGGATATATTGAACTTGCAGTTTTAAAAGATGCATTGATCGATGAAAAAGATGTACTTCAGTTTTTAAAAGAGGTTTTTGAAAAAGTAAAAATACGCAATTATAATATTTTTGCTCATGGATTTTGCTCTTTGAGAAAAGAAGATTATATTGAGTTCGAAAAGTTTGTAATAGGTGTTTTCGAGCGTTTCTGTGAAATTGAATCGGTTAATATCAAAGAATATAAGGAATGTATCAAATTTATTCATCCAGAGGAATCAAAATATTATCAGTAA
- the csx7 gene encoding CRISPR-associated RAMP protein Csx7 produces the protein MLLHKFSNRYIITGTLYAKTPIHIGSGRENFDPVLADNSVIRNHNGEPFIPGSSLKGVIRSYIERILKSKVYPDFKSCLIVNEPCILEENIKKIKQEKLKPEDEAEKIYSQLCDVCKIFGCNHFASKLQIRDANLKPEESAYIDMRNGVAIDRDTGTAAYGKNYDFECVSAGTRFDFYMSADNIEEKYEGVLKLIVSMLKNGEIRVGGKTSGGLGSIELQDCKAYKITSDNIRTYLEKGLKAIEEEKGW, from the coding sequence ATGCTATTACATAAATTTTCAAATAGGTACATAATCACAGGAACATTATATGCCAAGACACCTATTCATATTGGTTCAGGAAGAGAAAATTTTGACCCTGTATTAGCAGATAACAGTGTGATTCGTAATCATAATGGAGAGCCTTTTATACCCGGAAGTTCATTAAAAGGAGTTATTCGTTCTTATATTGAGAGAATTCTTAAGAGTAAAGTATATCCTGATTTTAAATCCTGTTTGATCGTCAACGAACCGTGTATTTTAGAGGAAAATATCAAAAAAATAAAACAAGAAAAATTAAAGCCAGAAGATGAAGCTGAGAAGATCTATAGTCAACTTTGCGATGTGTGTAAAATATTTGGTTGCAATCATTTTGCATCTAAGCTGCAAATCAGAGATGCCAATTTAAAACCAGAAGAGAGTGCATACATAGATATGAGAAATGGCGTTGCAATAGATAGGGATACAGGAACAGCAGCCTATGGGAAAAATTACGATTTTGAATGTGTGAGTGCAGGAACAAGATTTGATTTCTATATGTCAGCAGATAATATTGAAGAAAAATATGAAGGTGTTTTAAAACTGATTGTTAGTATGTTAAAAAACGGAGAAATTCGGGTAGGAGGTAAAACATCAGGGGGATTAGGAAGTATTGAATTGCAGGATTGCAAGGCATATAAAATTACATCAGATAATATAAGGACTTATTTAGAAAAAGGATTGAAAGCAATAGAAGAAGAAAAGGGGTGGTAG
- a CDS encoding Cas10/Cmr2 second palm domain-containing protein has product MEDMHCLYPKKLDSNRLNQYYGDIRDHISKGNISILDQYKNVPYVLIDKNGEYVQTKASVYDAARLYVALEYIISKNKNEKFERLTAYQTFFDSNQSSELSSFLNRYLKGEKPDDFWDIEIDLVKGSIYKIKKYFLENDKIKDIRGGSVIIDYLNIHVTNEIVQDYLIDECKIYSGGGNVFLIAPKGIGEEICRILEQRYSDIALTVQNAFETYSTNINDFLIHFNQVSQKLTIKLEERKKAKIYPINPDSSVTEIKIDDEIIRFPKHISSQSGGVCELCQVRDSKYILQGVDHQILACPSCMRKHQTGRDKSRFYTEYQKVTGKRILKDIKSIEDLGDDNKSVAVIYGDGNNMGNVVKNIKTPFEMSYFSRRTDEITKSRVYHAIEKNMGNDARFEIIALGGDDIFIIVPANYCLDIAKDIVKSFDAAFKHEITMSVGICIAKFSTPIKNMFAVAQKRLKTAKQYVKERNLNQGSIDLEVLQGVGLIDWNKKRKGFFPSTSEKLSKFIEVLNEMKRNKDINSAQIYKFRYAAEKMEPEEFKLFYLYQQSRIGRKYSTYIEKMYNIEHFMGLIQEDRTEYSPWDDIAVLWDYTREDAH; this is encoded by the coding sequence ATGGAGGATATGCATTGCCTATATCCTAAAAAGCTGGATAGTAACAGGTTAAATCAATATTATGGGGATATACGAGATCATATTAGTAAGGGCAATATTAGCATTTTAGATCAATATAAAAATGTTCCGTATGTTCTTATTGATAAGAATGGAGAATATGTTCAGACGAAAGCTTCTGTATATGATGCAGCAAGATTGTATGTTGCCCTGGAATATATAATTTCAAAGAATAAGAACGAAAAGTTTGAAAGACTTACAGCCTATCAGACTTTTTTTGATTCAAATCAGTCATCAGAATTATCTTCTTTTCTGAATAGATACCTAAAGGGAGAAAAGCCTGATGATTTTTGGGATATTGAAATAGATCTCGTGAAAGGATCGATCTATAAAATTAAAAAATATTTTCTTGAAAACGATAAAATCAAAGATATTCGCGGCGGTAGTGTGATTATTGATTATTTGAATATTCACGTGACTAATGAAATTGTACAAGATTATTTGATTGATGAATGTAAGATTTATAGTGGCGGAGGCAATGTATTTTTGATTGCACCCAAAGGAATAGGTGAAGAGATTTGCAGAATTTTAGAGCAGAGATATTCGGATATTGCTTTAACTGTACAAAATGCTTTTGAAACTTATTCTACCAATATAAATGATTTTTTGATTCATTTTAACCAGGTATCGCAGAAGCTGACTATAAAATTGGAAGAAAGAAAAAAAGCAAAAATATATCCAATTAATCCTGATAGTTCAGTTACAGAAATAAAAATAGATGATGAAATCATTCGTTTTCCAAAGCATATTTCGTCTCAATCTGGCGGAGTCTGTGAACTATGCCAGGTAAGAGACAGTAAATATATTTTGCAAGGTGTTGATCATCAAATATTAGCTTGTCCTTCTTGCATGAGAAAACATCAGACAGGAAGGGATAAATCAAGATTTTATACAGAGTATCAAAAAGTAACAGGAAAAAGAATATTAAAAGATATTAAGTCCATAGAAGATCTGGGGGATGACAATAAGAGTGTTGCCGTCATATACGGAGACGGAAACAATATGGGCAATGTAGTGAAGAATATCAAAACACCTTTTGAGATGTCTTACTTTAGCAGAAGAACAGATGAAATCACTAAATCTCGTGTATACCATGCCATAGAAAAAAATATGGGAAATGATGCAAGGTTTGAAATAATTGCTTTGGGGGGAGATGATATTTTTATCATTGTCCCAGCAAATTACTGTTTGGACATCGCTAAAGATATTGTTAAGTCTTTTGATGCAGCTTTCAAGCATGAGATTACAATGTCTGTAGGAATTTGCATTGCAAAGTTTTCAACTCCAATTAAGAATATGTTTGCCGTTGCGCAAAAGAGATTAAAAACGGCAAAACAGTACGTTAAGGAAAGAAACTTAAATCAAGGATCTATTGATTTAGAAGTTCTTCAGGGAGTAGGTTTAATCGACTGGAACAAAAAACGAAAAGGATTTTTTCCTTCCACCAGTGAGAAACTATCAAAATTTATAGAAGTGCTAAATGAAATGAAACGCAATAAAGATATTAACTCAGCTCAAATCTATAAATTCAGATATGCTGCGGAAAAGATGGAACCAGAAGAATTTAAACTGTTTTATTTATATCAGCAATCCCGTATAGGTAGGAAGTACTCCACATATATAGAAAAAATGTATAATATTGAACATTTTATGGGGTTAATTCAGGAAGACCGTACAGAATATTCACCCTGGGATGATATAGCAGTTTTATGGGATTATACAAGGGAGGATGCACATTGA
- the csx7 gene encoding CRISPR-associated RAMP protein Csx7 has protein sequence MFKKLYNEAKITYILKTLSPLYIKSGKNDSLNPTGVDDSFLRVYKDGDLVPVLPGTSIKGVFRSRAEKILKGSCDLFNSKKNCASKVNKKKDDGTARYDKSCPACKLFGSTVLKSRVLFGDAYPEGEYKVGSRQTVAIDRITGASKKSALFDLEYVEDALFKGEIEIQNFFRWHIKVLTQLFEEVNDGFVVFGGLTSKGFGRMKLDDFQIKLKYYDKSKCGKDYVDKGFYMEKTINSFEELQNTIKNISLTADEIGRCEYNEQAL, from the coding sequence ATGTTCAAAAAACTTTATAATGAGGCAAAAATTACATATATATTAAAAACCTTAAGCCCACTCTATATAAAATCGGGTAAAAATGATAGTTTAAATCCAACAGGGGTAGATGATTCATTTTTAAGAGTATATAAAGATGGAGACCTGGTTCCTGTTTTGCCTGGAACCAGTATTAAAGGCGTTTTTCGCTCTCGAGCTGAAAAAATATTAAAGGGTTCTTGTGATCTTTTTAATTCAAAAAAAAATTGTGCTAGTAAGGTGAATAAGAAAAAAGATGATGGAACTGCCAGATATGATAAAAGCTGTCCTGCATGTAAATTATTTGGTTCCACTGTTTTAAAAAGCAGGGTTCTTTTTGGGGATGCATATCCAGAAGGAGAGTATAAAGTTGGTTCAAGACAAACTGTAGCTATTGACAGAATTACTGGTGCATCTAAAAAAAGTGCTTTATTTGATTTGGAATATGTGGAAGATGCTTTGTTTAAAGGAGAAATAGAGATACAGAATTTTTTTCGATGGCATATTAAAGTGTTAACGCAATTATTTGAAGAAGTAAATGATGGATTTGTCGTATTCGGAGGACTTACTTCTAAAGGTTTTGGACGAATGAAACTAGATGATTTCCAGATTAAGCTGAAATATTATGATAAGTCTAAATGCGGCAAGGATTACGTGGACAAAGGTTTTTATATGGAAAAAACAATCAATTCTTTTGAAGAACTTCAAAATACCATAAAGAATATATCACTTACAGCAGATGAGATTGGCAGGTGCGAATACAATGAGCAAGCCTTATAG
- a CDS encoding RAMP superfamily CRISPR-associated protein has product MSKPYSFIPFLPVQEYTDEGKITGKINIKIETLTPLHISSGYLEEENDLIYKQFIRFNGIPIIPGTSLKGCIRTIAETISYSCYLNSKEVDFNKFSQFKSDKNQNCIICNMFGAMGKRSKIRFGDLYCKEVDAKSKITILKIPKFYKPHPDESLYYQNGKYKGYKFYHHGDSKILQKGEVAYEFIDKGAVFEGSVWFENLTENQVNLLCFSLGLDGSIQPKLGYAKPAYYGSIKITTDETRWIEAAKKYQNHKDAKIKRNINQLIEILNYEKGKKTVSEWNEGTY; this is encoded by the coding sequence ATGAGCAAGCCTTATAGCTTTATTCCTTTTTTGCCAGTTCAAGAATATACGGACGAAGGGAAAATAACAGGCAAGATTAATATAAAAATAGAAACACTAACACCTTTACATATTTCATCAGGTTATCTAGAAGAAGAAAATGACTTGATCTATAAGCAATTTATTAGATTCAACGGTATACCTATTATACCAGGTACCAGTCTGAAAGGCTGTATACGTACTATAGCGGAAACCATTTCTTATAGCTGCTATTTGAACTCTAAAGAAGTAGATTTTAATAAATTTTCGCAATTTAAATCAGACAAAAATCAGAACTGTATTATATGCAATATGTTTGGGGCTATGGGGAAAAGAAGTAAAATCCGATTTGGAGATTTATATTGTAAAGAAGTAGATGCAAAAAGTAAAATTACCATTTTAAAAATTCCTAAATTCTATAAACCGCATCCGGACGAATCGTTATACTATCAAAACGGAAAATATAAAGGGTATAAGTTTTATCATCATGGAGACAGCAAAATATTACAAAAGGGAGAAGTAGCTTATGAATTTATTGATAAAGGAGCAGTGTTTGAGGGTTCTGTATGGTTTGAGAATTTAACTGAAAATCAAGTTAACTTATTATGCTTTTCCTTAGGACTAGATGGAAGTATTCAGCCTAAGCTTGGCTATGCAAAACCTGCTTATTACGGAAGTATAAAAATAACTACAGATGAAACCAGATGGATAGAAGCAGCCAAAAAGTATCAAAATCACAAAGACGCGAAAATTAAAAGAAATATAAATCAGCTTATAGAAATTTTAAATTATGAAAAAGGGAAAAAGACAGTAAGTGAATGGAACGAAGGAACTTATTGA
- a CDS encoding RAMP superfamily CRISPR-associated protein, which yields MIKKVYQVRVNMKTQFHISSGVMESGFIKNYIVKKNHTAYIPASTIKGKVRNNFKMLLGTKMEEQEVERIVSLIFGGEGYQPAKIYFEDLMPEKQTDVSIRYGVAIDRYKRVFKDQALYNYEVAETGEYSGKVLIYFDDISIQYEEDLKMAFLMVNAIGKGRSRGLGHCKTSIEEAVS from the coding sequence TTGATCAAAAAAGTATATCAAGTTCGAGTAAATATGAAAACCCAGTTCCATATATCATCGGGCGTAATGGAAAGTGGTTTTATTAAAAATTACATAGTCAAAAAAAATCATACCGCATATATTCCTGCTTCAACGATCAAAGGGAAAGTAAGAAATAATTTCAAAATGTTATTAGGGACAAAAATGGAAGAACAGGAAGTAGAAAGAATAGTTTCATTAATATTTGGCGGAGAGGGATATCAGCCTGCAAAGATTTACTTTGAAGATTTAATGCCAGAGAAGCAGACAGATGTATCTATCCGATATGGTGTTGCCATTGACAGATATAAAAGAGTATTTAAAGATCAGGCATTATATAATTATGAAGTGGCGGAAACAGGTGAATATAGTGGCAAAGTGCTTATTTACTTTGATGATATATCAATTCAATATGAGGAAGATTTAAAGATGGCATTTTTGATGGTTAATGCCATTGGTAAAGGCAGAAGCAGAGGCCTGGGACATTGTAAAACTTCTATCGAGGAGGCAGTATCATGA
- the csx2 gene encoding TIGR02221 family CRISPR-associated protein, with translation MERVLISVIGRNEYREVKYIYNGKSKVTNVAMSILYDEIQPKKVYILGTETSSWEYIDQLNISYERIIIPYGVQNEDYIQIFKTIANAMDVKDKELYIDVTHGFRSIPFYIFTALNYFSLTQNAKIKGCYYGMLQPGQQDAPIVDMQSLMELQSWIGAYHVFSSSGNATEIAKLLAEKQNEIYRNGDNDRKKPTKLKNLASALNHLSNAIGLNYTKEIIEIATSLLEDFNKKDIQEEIEGFAKPFSMIVPMLVEDLKNIVHHQYVWEIQLFLAKLYYRYKRYTNCLTTLRELIITYLIEIVERKPEYVYDREYREQISRKIYEAAYEDYKKGIKENYGNIIDLRNASGHCGMREDGLLKLTDAEETIQNKVKTIEFFLKGSY, from the coding sequence GTGGAACGGGTGTTAATATCAGTTATTGGAAGAAATGAATACCGTGAAGTAAAATATATTTATAATGGCAAGAGTAAAGTAACTAATGTTGCTATGTCTATTTTGTATGATGAAATTCAACCGAAGAAAGTCTATATCTTGGGAACAGAAACTTCTAGTTGGGAGTATATTGATCAGCTAAATATTTCCTATGAAAGAATTATTATACCTTATGGAGTACAAAATGAAGACTACATCCAAATATTTAAAACAATAGCTAACGCAATGGATGTAAAAGATAAAGAATTATACATAGATGTAACGCATGGATTTCGTAGTATTCCTTTTTACATATTTACAGCCCTTAATTATTTTAGCCTTACACAAAATGCAAAAATAAAGGGTTGTTACTATGGAATGTTACAACCAGGGCAACAAGACGCACCTATTGTTGATATGCAGTCGTTGATGGAATTACAAAGTTGGATTGGAGCATATCATGTTTTTAGTTCCAGTGGAAACGCTACAGAAATTGCAAAGCTTTTAGCAGAAAAGCAAAACGAAATTTATAGAAATGGAGATAATGACAGAAAAAAACCAACAAAATTAAAGAACTTGGCTAGTGCCTTAAATCATCTTTCTAATGCTATAGGACTGAATTATACAAAGGAAATCATAGAAATTGCAACTTCATTATTAGAAGACTTTAATAAAAAGGATATCCAAGAAGAAATAGAGGGTTTTGCCAAACCTTTCTCTATGATTGTACCAATGCTTGTAGAGGATTTAAAAAACATAGTACATCATCAATATGTTTGGGAAATTCAATTGTTTTTAGCAAAGTTATATTATCGTTATAAACGTTATACAAATTGTCTTACTACGCTTAGAGAATTAATCATTACATATTTAATAGAAATAGTAGAACGAAAACCAGAGTATGTGTATGATCGAGAATATAGAGAGCAGATTTCAAGAAAAATTTATGAAGCTGCATATGAAGATTATAAGAAAGGCATAAAAGAAAACTATGGAAATATTATTGATTTAAGAAACGCCTCTGGCCACTGTGGAATGAGAGAAGATGGTCTATTGAAACTTACAGATGCAGAAGAAACAATTCAAAATAAAGTTAAGACCATAGAATTTTTTTTAAAAGGATCATATTAG
- the cas2 gene encoding CRISPR-associated endonuclease Cas2 encodes MFVIVVYDIKEKRVAKVLKLCREYFTWVQNSVLEGELTESKLLQLQTRLKKVINEEEDSLLFYTFRTQKYYKREVIGIEKGGETLFL; translated from the coding sequence ATGTTTGTAATTGTTGTTTATGATATCAAAGAAAAGAGAGTTGCAAAGGTTTTAAAGCTTTGCAGAGAATACTTTACCTGGGTTCAGAATTCTGTGTTAGAAGGAGAACTTACCGAATCAAAATTGTTACAGTTGCAAACAAGACTAAAAAAGGTTATAAATGAAGAGGAAGATTCTTTGCTATTTTATACTTTCCGTACACAGAAATATTATAAACGAGAAGTGATTGGAATAGAGAAAGGTGGAGAAACACTATTCCTTTGA